One region of Salvia miltiorrhiza cultivar Shanhuang (shh) chromosome 3, IMPLAD_Smil_shh, whole genome shotgun sequence genomic DNA includes:
- the LOC131016591 gene encoding protein NRT1/ PTR FAMILY 8.1-like — MDEDYMYTSDGTRDIYNNPANKDKTGNWKACRFILVTECCERLAYYGMSTNLVNYLKIRLHQDNVTASNNVTNWSGTCYITPLIGAFLADSYLGRYYTIATFSSIYVIGMTLLTLSASVRGLKPECDAAGVCHPTAAQSAICFLALYLIALGTGGIKPCVSSFGADQFDENDENEKKRKSSFFNWFYLSINVGALIASSILVWIQMNVGWSWGFGIPAAAMAIAVITFFIGSHLYRLQRPGGSPLIRIVQVMVASLRKFRVKVPSDESLLHETSDVEESNIQGSRKLQHTHKFKFFDKAAVRTEEDVDLKAGWSAWRLCTITQVEELKSLVRLLPVWATGIVFSAVYSQMSTMFVLQGNTMDQHMGPNFKIPSASLSLFDTVSVIICTVAYDLVIVRIARGYTRHERGFTQLQRMGIGLVISILAMVVAGGLEVYRLRYVRLHDLYDEESIAISIFWQVPQYFLVGCAEVFTFVGQMEFYYDQAPDAMRSLCSALCLTTTALGNYLCTFLVTMVSKVSTRNGRLGWIPDNLNRGHLDYFFWLLALLSFINFLAYLVVARWYTYKKVVAQLS; from the exons GCCTGCCGCTTCATTCTTG TAACTGAGTGTTGTGAGAGATTGGCCTACTATGGCATGAGCACCAATTTGGTGAACTATCTGAAAATTCGTCTTCACCAAGATAACGTTACTGCGTCGAATAATGTCACAAACTGGTCGGGAACTTGCTACATTACGCCGCTCATCGGCGCATTTCTCGCCGATTCTTACCTTGGCAGATACTACACCATTGCCACTTTTAGCTCCATCTATGTTATT GGCATGACACTCTTGACTTTATCTGCTTCGGTCCGAGGTTTAAAGCCCGAATGCGACGCCGCGGGTGTTTGCCACCCGACGGCGGCACAATCCGCGATTTGCTTCCTCGCTTTATACTTGATTGCGTTGGGAACCGGCGGGATCAAACCGTGCGTCTCATCCTTCGGTGCCGATCAATTCGACGAGAACGATGAGAatgagaagaagaggaagagctCCTTCTTCAATTGGTTCTATCTCTCAATAAACGTAGGCGCCCTCATTGCTTCCTCAATCCTAGTTTGGATACAAATGAACGTTGGGTGGAGTTGGGGTTTCGGGATACCCGCAGCGGCTATGGCCATTGCCGTTATCACATTCTTCATCGGTAGCCACCTCTACCGCCTCCAAAGGCCGGGAGGTAGCCCTCTTATCCGAATCGTCCAGGTCATGGTCGCCTCCCTCAGAAAGTTCCGAGTCAAAGTCCCATCGGATGAGTCACTCCTCCACGAGACTAGTGATGTGGAGGAATCGAACATCCAGGGGAGCAGAAAGCTCCAACATACCCACAAATTCAA GTTCTTTGACAAGGCGGCGGTGAGGACGGAAGAAGATGTTGACCTAAAAGCGGGCTGGAGCGCGTGGCGTCTATGCACGATCACGCAGGTCGAGGAGCTCAAATCCCTAGTCCGACTACTCCCAGTGTGGGCCACAGGCATAGTTTTTTCAGCTGTTTACAGCCAAATGAGCACAATGTTTGTGCTACAAGGGAACACAATGGATCAACACATGGGACCTAATTTCAAGATCCCTTcagcctctctctccctctttgaCACAGTTAGTGTGATAATTTGCACCGTTGCCTATGATCTTGTGATAGTTCGCATTGCGAGAGGCTATACGAGGCACGAGAGGGGGTTCACGCAGCTCCAACGGATGGGAATCGGGCTCGTGATCTCGATCTTGGCGATGGTCGTGGCCGGTGGGCTCGAGGTCTACCGGCTACGCTACGTGAGGCTTCATGACCTTTATGATGAAGAGAGCATTGCTATCTCCATCTTTTGGCAAGTGCCTCAATATTTCCTTGTTGGATGTGCTGAAGTGTTCACATTCGTAGGGCAAATGGAGTTCTACTACGATCAAGCCCCCGATGCAATGAGAAGCTTGTGTTCCGCTTTGTGTCTCACTACCACAGCGTTGGGGAACTATTTGTGTACGTTTTTGGTGACGATGGTGAGTAAGGTGAGCACACGGAATGGGCGATTGGGATGGATTCCAGATAATTTGAATAGGGGCCATCTCGACTACTTCTTCTGGCTTCTCGCACTCCTTAGCTTTATCAACTTCTTGGCTTATCTAGTGGTTGCGAGATGGTACACTTACAAGAAAGTGGTCGCACAACTCTCGTAG